One genomic segment of uncultured Ilyobacter sp. includes these proteins:
- a CDS encoding PD-(D/E)XK nuclease family protein has product MKFTYVEYGKDILKGLKNDGKSVFVFSDNSLKNNAEERSEESFFRRNSLYTTISSMKETLLPEKRLVIREEKRTLLFYRAIPEDIKQKYNINSYYDIIDLGENFLKFYGELREHFTEDLKNLQKWQIEYLEDLESIKGNYIRLLDKYKYIPQDWANDLSNYSPYFFEKYEKFVFIDIPFFSPLEKKIVEKLSDNFEIEFLLQMAEGDFCEQELKIKKFTFPEKSNNIEVIQVSDDMHQLVNLIDIMKEDSIELFSQSPENSIYPNFAPRIFTGHKNILKNTNLYRFMELQYEILSGITTKIYSYDKNQEKTLYFSTQTILNALENRIFSDYYTINQEDNYFFSKIIENEYQYITKKIITDDELLRVLMDRKKPSEETESKIFAFLGKLSKIIEDICRISEVSGAGELIDLMGKEDFFRFSELDEDIYVDSINKYFESLSEVKSLEMLDMHTCWEDYFGKSKAEPLYKLLLKYMQLKEVKLSPRNDLTPAKIKSAGDESSFLKEKAVYIDVSGKTLPGKNTKNFLLTEVQREENGLLSSEEMRLKEKYRFFQSLFNCKRAWVFSMKNEENDLDSSPFIEELMLNYGLNITKSKYEQRDVLSMARSLFKGGSIANRKPMENSLPKCDSDFSEGIIKLGSYDYSLLTLCPYKYYLQNIASLSRQIRETESKLSPRTIGIIIHEVMEEIASQKKEEIKNKNFSLEHLDIEGILRKSLSKRRLQIPFHLDNYYREVMFPVFLQGIKGFYKNIEKTIGDQDIRSFAGEKSKKVKLIDEKLKVVLSGRIDLIIEGDRDNYILDYKTGQGDPRQLDFYSILYYGEENKAKKYIFNAWDGKLEDYSDRKNPLTSDDMKEQLGEFISHPSYKRTEKHSTCNGCEYQQVCRMRWENEE; this is encoded by the coding sequence ATGAAGTTCACCTATGTTGAATACGGCAAGGATATATTAAAAGGGTTAAAAAATGACGGGAAATCAGTCTTTGTTTTTTCAGATAACTCTTTAAAAAACAATGCAGAAGAAAGATCTGAGGAATCTTTTTTCAGAAGAAACAGCCTCTATACTACCATAAGTTCTATGAAAGAGACCCTCCTTCCTGAAAAACGTCTAGTTATCAGAGAGGAAAAGCGTACGCTCCTCTTTTACAGGGCCATTCCCGAGGATATAAAACAGAAATACAATATAAACTCATACTACGACATAATAGACCTTGGGGAAAATTTTCTTAAGTTCTACGGAGAACTTAGGGAGCATTTTACAGAAGATCTAAAAAACCTTCAAAAATGGCAGATCGAGTATCTTGAAGACTTAGAGTCAATCAAAGGCAACTACATTAGGCTTTTAGACAAATACAAGTACATCCCACAGGACTGGGCAAATGACTTGAGTAATTATTCTCCATATTTTTTTGAAAAATACGAAAAATTTGTATTTATTGACATCCCTTTTTTTTCTCCTCTTGAAAAAAAAATCGTAGAAAAACTTTCTGATAATTTTGAAATTGAGTTCCTGCTTCAGATGGCAGAAGGAGACTTTTGTGAACAGGAACTGAAAATTAAAAAATTTACATTTCCTGAAAAATCAAATAATATAGAGGTTATACAAGTTTCTGATGATATGCATCAGTTGGTCAACCTGATTGACATTATGAAAGAAGATAGTATCGAACTTTTTTCTCAGAGTCCTGAAAATAGCATCTACCCTAACTTTGCACCTAGGATATTTACAGGGCACAAAAATATTCTTAAAAATACAAACCTTTACCGCTTTATGGAACTTCAGTATGAAATTCTTTCTGGAATAACAACTAAAATATATTCTTATGATAAAAATCAGGAAAAAACTTTGTATTTTTCCACACAGACTATACTTAATGCCTTGGAAAACAGGATTTTCTCTGATTATTATACGATTAATCAAGAAGACAATTATTTTTTCTCTAAAATAATAGAAAATGAATACCAGTATATAACAAAAAAAATCATCACTGATGATGAGCTTCTTAGAGTGCTTATGGACAGAAAAAAACCATCTGAGGAAACGGAGAGCAAGATATTTGCATTTTTGGGGAAACTCTCCAAAATAATCGAAGATATATGCAGGATAAGTGAGGTTTCAGGTGCAGGAGAGCTCATAGACCTTATGGGTAAAGAGGATTTTTTTAGATTTAGTGAACTAGATGAAGATATCTACGTAGACTCCATTAACAAATATTTTGAATCTCTTTCTGAGGTAAAGTCTCTAGAGATGCTAGATATGCACACTTGCTGGGAAGATTATTTCGGTAAAAGCAAGGCAGAGCCCCTATATAAGCTTCTTCTTAAATATATGCAGCTCAAAGAGGTGAAACTCTCTCCTCGAAATGACCTCACCCCTGCAAAAATAAAATCCGCTGGAGATGAGTCCTCATTTCTAAAGGAAAAAGCCGTTTATATTGATGTTTCTGGAAAGACACTTCCTGGTAAAAATACAAAAAATTTCCTTCTCACAGAGGTCCAGCGTGAAGAAAATGGGCTCCTGTCCTCGGAAGAAATGAGGCTCAAGGAAAAATACAGATTTTTCCAGAGCCTGTTCAACTGCAAAAGAGCATGGGTTTTTAGCATGAAAAACGAAGAGAACGATCTAGACAGCTCCCCATTCATAGAAGAACTCATGCTAAACTATGGACTAAATATCACAAAATCAAAATATGAACAGAGAGATGTACTGTCCATGGCAAGAAGCCTTTTTAAGGGCGGTTCCATTGCAAATAGGAAGCCAATGGAAAATTCTCTTCCAAAGTGTGACAGTGATTTTTCAGAAGGAATCATAAAACTCGGGAGCTACGACTACTCACTTCTTACACTTTGTCCATACAAATATTATCTACAAAATATAGCCTCTCTGAGCCGCCAGATAAGAGAGACAGAATCAAAGCTTTCCCCTAGAACTATAGGAATAATAATCCACGAGGTAATGGAAGAGATTGCCAGTCAGAAGAAGGAGGAAATAAAAAATAAAAATTTCTCCCTTGAACATTTAGATATAGAGGGTATACTCAGAAAATCACTCTCTAAAAGAAGGCTTCAGATTCCTTTTCACCTGGACAATTATTACAGAGAGGTCATGTTTCCAGTCTTTCTCCAAGGAATCAAAGGATTTTATAAAAACATTGAAAAAACCATAGGAGATCAGGATATAAGGAGTTTTGCAGGGGAAAAAAGTAAAAAAGTAAAACTCATAGATGAAAAACTAAAGGTAGTATTAAGCGGAAGGATAGACCTAATTATAGAGGGGGATCGTGATAATTATATCCTAGACTATAAAACAGGCCAGGGAGATCCGAGACAGCTTGATTTTTACTCTATTCTATACTACGGAGAGGAAAACAAGGCAAAAAAATATATCTTTAATGCTTGGGATGGAAAGCTAGAGGATTACAGTGATAGGAAAAACCCTCTCACTTCTGATGACATGAAGGAGCAACTAGGAGAATTCATATCCCATCCATCGTACAAAAGGACAGAAAAACACAGCACCTGTAATGGGTGTGAATATCAGCAGGTATGCAGGATGAGGTGGGAAAATGAAGAGTAG
- a CDS encoding HNH endonuclease gives MINLIFFWMVVFIIIYFFTRESNSSYDKEKDENIIVSEDIRFEILKRKEVEDFFDDRLTDLEKENLYGIFENRCFKCKSEEDLSTDHHLPISKGYPLKDEKAGLNAVLLCKRCNGKKQNKLPGEFYTKEELLKLENLGIRSHLYYSSKRIINLERRVLSGKIKFLQESVAKGENIKFVYFNQRDPLFVREEEEIMPIRVVSRKKFLYRGWTWEWFLHCEGERKRIFNIRWMYHLEKTLEK, from the coding sequence ATGATAAATCTGATTTTTTTCTGGATGGTAGTTTTCATAATAATTTATTTTTTTACGAGGGAGTCCAACTCTTCTTATGATAAGGAAAAAGATGAAAATATTATAGTTTCTGAAGATATTCGCTTTGAGATTCTAAAAAGAAAGGAGGTGGAAGACTTTTTTGATGATAGACTGACAGATTTGGAGAAAGAAAACCTTTACGGTATCTTTGAAAATAGATGTTTTAAATGCAAGAGCGAAGAGGATCTTTCTACAGATCATCACCTGCCTATATCAAAGGGATATCCACTGAAAGATGAAAAGGCAGGACTGAATGCAGTGCTTTTGTGTAAGAGGTGCAATGGGAAAAAACAAAATAAGCTTCCAGGTGAGTTTTATACCAAGGAGGAACTTTTAAAACTTGAAAACCTCGGTATAAGAAGTCATCTTTATTATTCTTCTAAAAGGATAATAAATTTAGAGAGAAGAGTTCTGTCGGGGAAAATAAAATTTCTACAGGAGAGTGTGGCAAAGGGAGAAAATATAAAGTTCGTATATTTTAACCAGCGAGACCCTCTCTTTGTCAGGGAGGAGGAGGAGATAATGCCTATTAGAGTAGTCAGCAGAAAGAAGTTTCTGTATAGGGGGTGGACCTGGGAGTGGTTTTTGCATTGTGAAGGAGAGAGGAAAAGGATTTTTAATATAAGGTGGATGTATCATTTGGAAAAAACCTTGGAAAAATAA
- a CDS encoding Nramp family divalent metal transporter codes for MSQEILEQTGSKFSLKDKIKAMGPAVVIVGSFLGPGTVTTATRTGAGFGYGLLWTIVFSIIATIILQEMSARLGIITQKELSEHIIDIFEEKPMLKSIAILFVGGAITLGGIAYMSGDLIGTSLGVSNVTGIPTNYVAPIIGVIILFIINMGDVKWLEKILSVLVALMVFVFVVTMVVVKPDLGEMAKGFVPVIPKGGLMNCIALIGTTIVPYNLFIHCSNAKKHWKTPEELELSKWGTYAAITVGGIITASVMITAAAVMKGMPVNSAADMAVQLEPTLGKYSNIFMSVGLFSAGLSSAIVTPLGVSYVLGGLLGWKLDKSDKRFLYTNIGILLLGIIGSATGINPLSIIIAAQALNGIFLPVIVIFLVYITCSEKVLGKYANSPIVKILGILISIITFVLGTSSVLSVIKTLF; via the coding sequence ATGAGTCAAGAGATTTTAGAACAGACTGGATCAAAATTTTCCTTGAAAGACAAAATAAAAGCTATGGGACCGGCAGTTGTCATTGTAGGTTCTTTCCTGGGACCGGGAACTGTGACAACAGCAACCAGAACAGGAGCAGGTTTTGGATATGGATTACTCTGGACTATTGTATTTTCAATTATTGCAACAATCATTTTGCAGGAAATGTCTGCAAGATTGGGGATAATAACGCAGAAAGAGCTATCTGAACATATTATAGATATATTTGAAGAGAAGCCTATGCTAAAATCAATAGCAATATTATTTGTCGGTGGAGCTATTACTTTGGGTGGTATAGCTTATATGTCCGGAGACCTAATAGGTACTTCCCTCGGTGTTTCCAATGTTACTGGAATTCCAACAAATTACGTTGCTCCAATTATTGGTGTAATAATATTATTTATTATTAATATGGGAGATGTAAAGTGGTTGGAAAAAATACTTAGTGTATTAGTTGCCTTAATGGTCTTTGTCTTTGTAGTAACAATGGTTGTAGTTAAACCAGATCTTGGTGAGATGGCAAAAGGTTTTGTTCCGGTTATTCCTAAAGGTGGACTGATGAACTGTATTGCACTTATTGGTACGACAATTGTTCCTTATAATCTTTTTATTCACTGTTCAAATGCGAAAAAACACTGGAAAACTCCTGAAGAATTAGAGCTTTCCAAATGGGGAACCTATGCCGCTATTACAGTTGGTGGTATCATAACTGCTTCTGTTATGATTACAGCAGCAGCAGTCATGAAGGGAATGCCGGTAAACTCAGCGGCAGATATGGCTGTACAATTAGAACCAACATTAGGAAAATATTCTAATATATTTATGAGTGTCGGTCTCTTTTCAGCAGGGCTTTCATCAGCAATTGTGACACCCCTTGGAGTTTCTTATGTACTAGGTGGACTTCTTGGATGGAAATTAGATAAGAGTGATAAGAGATTTTTATACACAAATATTGGTATCCTTCTGCTTGGAATAATAGGTTCTGCAACTGGAATAAATCCTCTGAGCATAATAATTGCAGCCCAGGCATTAAATGGAATCTTTTTACCTGTTATTGTAATTTTCCTGGTGTATATAACTTGTTCTGAAAAGGTTCTTGGAAAGTATGCCAACAGTCCAATAGTTAAAATTTTAGGTATATTGATAAGTATAATAACTTTTGTTCTTGGTACATCAAGTGTTTTATCAGTTATAAAAACATTGTTTTAA
- a CDS encoding transposase: MNIQNSVFSSEDIKFKTIGESDPVISTLEWLCYKLMDVEFSFKVGALISERKLERSSYRSGYRPKRFDTRIGPIHLKVPKLRKGGYIPFFSSDRVKSEIELLKVVKEAYITKVSEQKINKLAVNLGMDYITDEQTSKISKELNKYVNEQKNACLEKLTNS; encoded by the coding sequence GTGAATATTCAAAATTCAGTATTTTCTTCTGAGGATATAAAATTTAAAACTATTGGGGAATCTGATCCTGTCATTTCAACTTTGGAATGGCTGTGTTATAAGTTAATGGATGTGGAATTCTCTTTTAAAGTAGGTGCTTTAATATCTGAAAGAAAACTTGAAAGGAGCTCTTATCGTTCCGGATATCGTCCAAAAAGGTTTGATACCAGAATAGGTCCTATCCACTTAAAGGTTCCAAAACTAAGAAAAGGCGGGTATATCCCATTTTTTTCCAGTGACAGAGTGAAATCGGAGATAGAACTTCTTAAAGTTGTAAAAGAAGCCTACATTACTAAAGTTTCAGAGCAGAAGATTAATAAACTTGCTGTAAATCTTGGAATGGATTATATAACAGATGAACAAACATCTAAGATTTCAAAAGAATTGAACAAATATGTAAATGAACAGAAAAATGCATGTCTTGAAAAGCTTACCAATTCATAA
- a CDS encoding NCS2 family permease: protein MENFFKLKEHNTSIRQEVVAGITTFLTMAYIIFVNPAILSAAGMDKGALITVTCLAAFIGTAFAGLWVNVPFAMAPGMGLNAFFTYTLVMGHGATWQEALGVVFISGVIFLVLTFTGFREKIINAIPSQLRLAVGAGIGLFIAFIGMQNMGLIVSNPATLVGLGPLNTPVLLGLIGFGVMGYLEMKRVKGGILVGIIVTTVLGVVFKEVALPTSIIAMPPSIAPIAFKLNILGALKISLFGSIFSFMFVDLFDSVGTIMACAHEAEMIDEKGKIQNISKLLEADAIATVIGSLLGTSTTTTYVESASGIAEGGRTGLTAMTTAVLFIVALFFAPLIGIVPAFATAPALMLVGIYMFKNLLDIDFHDIEVAIPSFLTIILMPLTYSISTGIAFGFVSYVAVSVFSGDMKKIKPTMWFIGILSVIELVF, encoded by the coding sequence ATGGAGAATTTTTTCAAATTGAAAGAACACAACACAAGCATTAGACAGGAAGTTGTTGCAGGAATTACTACTTTTCTGACGATGGCTTACATTATTTTTGTAAATCCAGCAATATTAAGTGCTGCAGGAATGGATAAGGGGGCTCTTATTACAGTCACTTGTTTAGCAGCTTTTATAGGTACTGCCTTTGCTGGTCTATGGGTAAATGTTCCCTTTGCTATGGCGCCTGGAATGGGACTTAATGCATTTTTTACCTATACACTGGTTATGGGTCATGGGGCTACATGGCAAGAGGCATTAGGAGTTGTATTCATTTCCGGAGTAATATTCCTTGTTTTAACATTTACAGGTTTCAGAGAAAAGATAATTAATGCCATTCCGTCACAGTTAAGACTTGCTGTGGGAGCCGGAATAGGTCTTTTCATAGCTTTTATAGGTATGCAAAATATGGGACTTATCGTAAGTAACCCTGCCACTTTGGTAGGATTAGGACCTCTTAACACACCTGTACTTCTAGGCCTTATTGGTTTTGGTGTAATGGGATACCTTGAGATGAAGAGAGTAAAGGGTGGAATACTGGTAGGAATAATTGTAACTACAGTACTGGGAGTTGTATTCAAAGAGGTAGCTTTACCTACTAGTATAATAGCAATGCCTCCCAGCATCGCACCGATAGCATTCAAATTAAATATCCTAGGAGCCCTTAAAATATCGCTTTTTGGATCTATATTCTCATTCATGTTTGTAGACTTGTTTGACTCTGTAGGAACGATAATGGCGTGTGCTCACGAGGCTGAAATGATAGATGAAAAGGGTAAAATTCAAAATATAAGTAAACTTCTTGAGGCTGATGCTATAGCTACAGTTATCGGGTCTCTTTTGGGGACATCTACAACTACGACTTATGTAGAGTCTGCATCTGGAATAGCTGAAGGGGGAAGAACTGGACTTACTGCTATGACCACTGCGGTTTTATTCATAGTAGCGTTGTTCTTTGCACCTCTTATAGGTATTGTACCGGCCTTTGCAACTGCACCGGCACTTATGCTCGTGGGAATATATATGTTTAAGAATCTTCTTGATATAGATTTTCATGATATAGAGGTAGCCATACCGAGCTTCCTTACAATTATACTTATGCCATTGACTTACAGTATATCTACAGGAATCGCTTTTGGATTTGTATCATATGTAGCTGTTTCTGTTTTTTCAGGAGATATGAAAAAGATAAAACCTACAATGTGGTTCATAGGAATATTATCTGTAATAGAATTAGTATTTTAA
- the glsA gene encoding glutaminase A, whose translation MQELLTNLVEKYREYSVKGKVANYIPGLSLANPEDLGIVVCDKSGEIYSSGEADKLFTIQSISKIITLMLAILDNGEDYVFSKVGMEPTGDAFNSIQKLETCKSHRPYNPMINVGAIAVSSMIKGESPEDKFRRVLDFFKKISENPDLNYDSDIYLGEKMTGNRNRAMAYFMKNDGIIDGEVEEALDVYFKQCSIKVSALDLAKIGLFLANDGVISTGERVISINTAKIVKSLMITCGMYDGSGEFAVKVGIPSKSGVGGGILSVVPGKMGIGVYGPALDEKGNSVAGIALMEELSNELSLSIF comes from the coding sequence ATGCAAGAGTTGTTAACTAATTTAGTTGAAAAATACAGGGAATATTCGGTTAAAGGAAAAGTGGCAAATTATATCCCAGGACTGAGTCTAGCCAATCCAGAGGACCTTGGAATAGTAGTGTGTGATAAAAGTGGGGAAATTTACTCTTCAGGAGAGGCAGATAAATTGTTTACAATTCAAAGTATTTCAAAGATCATAACACTTATGCTTGCAATTCTAGATAATGGAGAAGATTACGTATTTTCAAAAGTGGGAATGGAACCTACAGGAGATGCTTTTAATTCTATACAAAAGTTAGAGACGTGCAAATCACACAGACCCTACAATCCAATGATAAATGTAGGGGCAATAGCAGTAAGTTCAATGATAAAAGGTGAAAGTCCAGAAGATAAATTCAGAAGGGTGCTTGATTTTTTCAAAAAAATTTCAGAAAATCCTGATTTAAATTATGACAGCGATATATATCTTGGGGAAAAGATGACAGGTAACAGGAACAGGGCCATGGCTTATTTTATGAAAAATGATGGGATAATAGATGGTGAAGTAGAGGAAGCACTGGATGTTTATTTTAAACAGTGTTCTATAAAAGTATCTGCGCTTGATCTTGCCAAGATAGGACTTTTTCTTGCAAATGACGGGGTAATAAGCACCGGAGAGAGAGTTATTTCAATAAACACAGCCAAAATAGTAAAAAGTCTGATGATCACATGTGGTATGTATGATGGATCAGGTGAATTTGCAGTAAAGGTCGGGATACCTTCAAAATCTGGTGTAGGGGGTGGAATCCTGTCAGTTGTTCCTGGAAAGATGGGGATAGGTGTTTATGGTCCAGCTCTCGATGAAAAAGGGAATTCAGTTGCAGGAATTGCACTTATGGAAGAACTCTCAAATGAATTATCACTTTCCATATTTTAA
- a CDS encoding UvrD-helicase domain-containing protein — translation MKSRKILKASAGTGKTYRLSLEYIASLLLGENFQEIMVMTFTRKATGEIRERILSFLKEIVTGGDESQEILENIKKLYPDLAVDTERLSDVYSEIMKNKDRLKIHTIDSFTNIIFKKSIAPSLGIYSYEIIDDERNKEFHLKILEKLLEKKTSFEKFKDFLYENAEKDIEAYLTLIKNILGERWKFLLFNRKKRDSYDTDNLVTLLDNMKTDIEEAGKIKNPSKNIMDGFKTAFKKYLSKETETEKLKFITENFKVFLEEDTFWVKSFVNPTAKIKGTEEHVARLIEAYSIFKVQLSRFIFNSKVIPYEENLFDFVEFIFSNYDELKFREKRFTHTDISTYTFKYFNDPKLTLVKNNEVTDYFYQLTEGDIKTVFIDEFQDTSILQWKILKSIVNRANKVICVGDEKQSIYGWRGGEKELFEKLPEIIGGENETMERSYRSEKTIISFVNKLFSSIRDQYGDEDKTWNYENVKYLESKDKGFVQTVINCKDDTSSSFDAMVEMLQQNITNYSKVGIVARKNKELIAISEKLAENHIPFIINSSGSLLDHRAVKGIYSLLKYLAYGEFIYLLEFMRSDVVNIDDQQLKELITRRSEVMEYLSGIRDSIEVSKVYLGLVKGFRSKFLGSFQVNTRDGVGRLDDLALSLVRDLGILEIFPTNSDVKNLLRFYEILKEYKSIEDFVAFSEENAGGDILKQIAVEEINAVNIMSIHKSKGLEFETEFFYHQLSTKNIPYRGLKFYLKMDETYENVKDYLLTHSSYKYILKFLNMNFVEEDKLKDEMEELNNLYVAMTRPKRNLMVFIDAGIDRGKLAEKDDKILYGLKKAMGSEDNESLDMKNIGFFRETPAESIPSEVGEVSFNQELDNYRIAEDALIENKIKKKNFSYNMTLDQEFKRKRGSAVHHYLENITHLSPEELQKSQKLTLSKYGNMLGERMMANIFEGDGIKKFFENNSWIFSKEWDYIHREYKILDEKNSVRRIDRLMIKKAKDGNKGEIVIVDYKTGEKDEDQMKIYENAIRDMLKKDGIEELYDIKCHFLFLELE, via the coding sequence ATGAAGAGTAGAAAAATTTTGAAAGCAAGTGCCGGTACCGGAAAAACTTACCGCCTTTCACTAGAATATATCGCCAGTCTTCTCCTCGGCGAAAATTTTCAGGAGATTATGGTTATGACCTTCACAAGAAAGGCCACCGGAGAGATAAGAGAGAGGATACTATCTTTTCTGAAAGAAATTGTCACAGGCGGAGACGAGTCCCAAGAAATATTAGAAAACATAAAAAAACTTTATCCAGATCTCGCCGTAGATACCGAAAGACTATCTGATGTCTACTCTGAGATTATGAAAAACAAGGACAGGCTGAAAATTCATACAATCGACAGCTTTACAAATATAATCTTTAAAAAATCAATCGCACCCAGTCTTGGAATTTATTCCTACGAGATAATCGATGATGAAAGAAACAAAGAGTTTCATCTTAAAATTTTGGAAAAACTTTTGGAAAAAAAGACATCTTTCGAAAAATTTAAGGACTTTCTTTATGAAAATGCAGAAAAGGATATAGAGGCTTATCTTACACTGATAAAAAATATCCTAGGTGAAAGGTGGAAGTTCCTGCTTTTCAACAGAAAAAAAAGGGATTCCTATGACACAGACAACCTTGTGACCCTTCTTGACAATATGAAGACCGATATTGAGGAAGCAGGGAAGATAAAGAACCCCTCTAAAAATATCATGGACGGATTCAAAACGGCTTTTAAAAAATATCTCTCAAAAGAGACCGAGACAGAAAAACTTAAATTTATTACTGAAAATTTTAAAGTTTTTCTAGAAGAGGACACTTTTTGGGTAAAGTCCTTTGTCAATCCTACTGCCAAGATAAAAGGGACGGAAGAACATGTGGCAAGACTTATAGAGGCATATTCTATATTTAAAGTACAGCTTTCTAGATTTATCTTCAATTCAAAAGTTATTCCCTATGAGGAAAATCTCTTTGATTTTGTAGAGTTTATCTTTTCTAACTATGATGAGTTAAAATTCAGAGAAAAAAGATTTACACATACAGATATATCTACCTATACTTTCAAATATTTTAATGACCCCAAGCTCACACTTGTAAAAAATAACGAGGTCACAGACTATTTCTACCAACTCACCGAGGGCGACATAAAGACTGTGTTTATCGATGAATTCCAAGATACAAGCATACTCCAGTGGAAAATTCTAAAATCCATCGTAAACAGAGCTAACAAGGTGATCTGTGTAGGAGATGAAAAACAGAGCATTTATGGATGGCGTGGAGGAGAAAAGGAACTTTTTGAAAAACTCCCTGAGATTATCGGCGGTGAGAATGAAACCATGGAGAGATCCTACAGAAGTGAAAAAACAATCATCTCCTTTGTAAATAAGTTGTTTTCATCCATAAGGGATCAGTACGGAGATGAGGACAAAACTTGGAACTATGAAAATGTGAAATACTTGGAATCAAAGGACAAAGGATTTGTCCAGACAGTTATTAATTGTAAAGATGATACCAGCAGTTCTTTTGATGCAATGGTGGAGATGCTTCAACAGAATATCACTAATTACAGTAAAGTTGGGATTGTAGCCAGAAAAAATAAAGAGCTCATCGCCATTTCTGAGAAACTGGCAGAAAATCATATCCCCTTCATAATAAACTCAAGCGGCAGTCTTTTAGATCACAGAGCTGTAAAGGGAATTTACTCCCTCTTAAAATATCTAGCTTATGGAGAGTTCATCTATTTGCTAGAATTTATGAGAAGTGATGTCGTAAACATAGATGATCAGCAGCTAAAAGAACTCATTACAAGGCGTTCAGAGGTCATGGAGTATCTTTCTGGTATCAGAGACAGTATTGAGGTCTCTAAGGTATATCTAGGCCTTGTAAAGGGATTCAGGAGTAAATTCCTCGGTTCATTCCAAGTGAATACAAGAGACGGAGTAGGCCGTCTAGATGACCTGGCTCTTTCCTTGGTAAGGGATCTTGGTATACTGGAAATATTCCCCACAAACTCCGATGTAAAAAATCTTCTCAGATTTTACGAGATTCTTAAAGAATATAAAAGTATAGAGGATTTTGTTGCTTTTTCAGAAGAAAATGCAGGGGGAGATATACTTAAACAGATAGCTGTAGAGGAGATAAATGCAGTAAATATAATGAGTATCCACAAATCAAAGGGGCTTGAGTTTGAAACCGAGTTTTTCTACCACCAGCTTTCAACTAAAAACATCCCATACAGGGGGCTAAAATTTTATCTGAAAATGGATGAAACCTATGAAAATGTAAAAGATTACCTTCTTACCCACTCCTCATACAAATATATATTAAAGTTCCTCAATATGAATTTTGTGGAAGAGGATAAGTTAAAAGATGAGATGGAAGAGCTAAACAACCTCTATGTGGCCATGACCAGACCAAAGAGAAATCTTATGGTTTTCATAGATGCCGGCATAGATAGAGGAAAACTAGCAGAAAAGGATGATAAAATTTTATATGGTCTGAAAAAAGCCATGGGCTCAGAGGACAATGAAAGTCTTGATATGAAAAATATCGGTTTTTTCAGAGAAACTCCTGCAGAAAGCATCCCTTCCGAAGTAGGTGAAGTTTCCTTTAACCAGGAACTTGATAACTATAGAATAGCTGAAGATGCTCTCATAGAAAATAAAATAAAAAAGAAAAACTTCTCTTACAATATGACCTTAGATCAAGAATTTAAAAGAAAACGTGGGAGTGCGGTTCATCATTATTTAGAAAATATAACACACTTAAGTCCAGAAGAACTTCAAAAGTCTCAAAAACTCACTCTGTCAAAATACGGAAACATGCTCGGTGAAAGGATGATGGCTAATATCTTTGAAGGAGACGGCATAAAAAAATTCTTTGAGAACAACAGCTGGATCTTCAGCAAAGAATGGGATTATATCCACAGGGAATACAAAATACTGGATGAAAAGAACTCTGTAAGAAGAATAGACCGACTAATGATAAAAAAAGCAAAGGATGGAAATAAGGGAGAGATAGTCATCGTCGACTATAAAACCGGCGAAAAAGATGAGGATCAGATGAAAATCTATGAGAATGCCATAAGAGATATGCTCAAAAAAGACGGTATAGAGGAATTGTATGATATAAAATGCCATTTCCTATTCCTTGAACTAGAATAG